The following proteins come from a genomic window of Maribacter sp. HTCC2170:
- a CDS encoding glycoside hydrolase family 2 TIM barrel-domain containing protein — protein MTNQKRLFYLFFTASILSVSLNGQQKDPISDYQYFIENEQVIGDNKLDAHASFTSYTSSKVLEAGKPQFHKSLNGIWKFNWVRNPKERPTGFMNTGFDTSEWDDIKVPSNWEVEGFGIPIYVNHQYEFADYKAPVAEDMEIIDRVYPKNPGNVPDNYNPVGTYVREFTVGKDWKDKESFLHIGAMKSGGFVWINGKYIGYSQGSKLPAEFNISKALKSGKNSIALQIFRWTDGSYLECQDFWRISGIERDVFIYAQPKVRINDFEVTSVLDGSYTKGEFSLDVDLENHLSKNKEVSLSYKIWDNNNDLASDSETLQLKKSVKSTFSFKATIPTVKPWSAEHPNLYTLILETKDKKGNLIETTTRKIGFRSVEIKNGLLLVNGQRITLKGVNAQETDPETGHIMSEEMILKDIRLWKENNINAVRLSHYPRGRRFYELCDLHGMYVVDEANIESHGMYYGKYSLAKKPDWEKAHVDRMVRMVERDKNHPSVIIWSMGNEAGNGVNFFKAYDAIKANDITKRPVQYERPYKEHDGNLFDMDSNTDIIVPQYPSPARFREIGTSMTDRPFIPSEYAHAMGNSTGNFQDYWDIIELYDNLQGGFIWDWVDQSIWKTNENGERFYAYGGDYGENMPTDNSFLNNGIVFPDRSPQPGLYEVKKAHEFINFKEKGINRSNELRVLIENLYDFTNLDQFNFTAQIKADGKALKTIPIDNIAIETHTGRLIRIPLTDIDFKANTEYFVEISATTINDWGLLPEGFEVAHEQIALAGKFKKEANPKLEEKALSLTESNGKIIIDNDQLKLVFNKKEGRLTSYVFQGEELLKDGKGPKPNFWRAPTDNDFGNQMHIKNLEWKKASLFSKVSKVTHIIMKDGSVQFEVTYQLPGVETSFTSVYTVYGNGVVAMENTLNSTEYMADVPRIGMRMQLPKQYDAMNYFGRGPWENYQDRRASAFVDLYTSEVKDQYVPYIRPQENGYKTNVRWAAFSNQKNKGLLIVAKNPQKGLGISALHMPNEDFDTTAGLDYGGNKKVNKTYQIDGIPEVNGSKHTTDIKEQDLVQLNIDMEQRGVAGDDSWYAKPQEKYMIKGQQNHSYGFFMIPFNSGSPQEFINLGKLYGNLKSK, from the coding sequence ATGACCAATCAAAAAAGACTCTTTTACTTATTCTTTACCGCTTCCATACTTTCAGTTTCATTGAATGGACAACAAAAAGACCCAATTTCCGATTACCAATATTTTATTGAAAATGAACAAGTGATCGGTGATAACAAATTGGATGCCCATGCATCCTTCACCTCCTATACTTCTTCAAAAGTGTTGGAAGCTGGCAAACCTCAATTCCATAAATCATTGAACGGAATCTGGAAGTTCAATTGGGTAAGAAATCCTAAGGAACGCCCAACCGGTTTTATGAACACAGGGTTCGACACATCCGAATGGGATGACATCAAAGTTCCTTCTAACTGGGAAGTTGAGGGGTTTGGGATTCCGATCTATGTAAACCACCAGTATGAATTTGCCGATTATAAGGCACCCGTTGCTGAAGACATGGAAATAATCGACAGGGTCTATCCAAAAAACCCTGGTAATGTTCCAGACAACTACAATCCGGTCGGCACCTATGTTAGAGAATTCACAGTTGGGAAAGACTGGAAAGACAAAGAAAGTTTCCTTCATATCGGGGCCATGAAATCTGGGGGATTTGTCTGGATTAATGGGAAATACATAGGATACTCCCAGGGGAGTAAACTACCAGCTGAGTTTAATATTAGCAAAGCGCTGAAATCTGGAAAGAATAGCATTGCGCTGCAAATTTTTAGGTGGACGGACGGTTCTTATCTCGAATGTCAGGATTTTTGGCGCATAAGTGGTATTGAACGTGATGTGTTCATCTATGCGCAGCCCAAAGTTAGAATCAATGATTTTGAAGTGACTTCAGTTTTGGATGGTTCATATACCAAGGGTGAATTCTCACTTGATGTTGATTTGGAGAACCATCTTTCCAAAAACAAGGAAGTTTCGCTATCCTATAAAATTTGGGATAATAACAACGACCTTGCATCAGACAGCGAAACGCTTCAACTTAAAAAATCAGTGAAATCAACATTTTCTTTTAAGGCAACAATTCCAACAGTAAAGCCATGGAGTGCCGAACATCCGAATCTATATACCTTGATTCTGGAAACCAAAGATAAAAAGGGCAATCTCATTGAAACAACAACGAGGAAAATCGGTTTTCGCTCTGTAGAGATAAAAAACGGACTCCTGTTGGTGAACGGGCAACGTATAACCTTAAAAGGTGTGAATGCACAGGAAACGGATCCAGAAACAGGGCATATTATGTCTGAGGAAATGATACTGAAAGATATTCGCCTATGGAAAGAAAACAATATAAACGCAGTACGCTTAAGCCATTACCCCAGAGGTAGACGTTTTTACGAGCTTTGTGACCTTCACGGTATGTACGTGGTCGATGAGGCGAATATTGAATCACACGGAATGTATTATGGTAAATATTCACTGGCGAAAAAACCAGATTGGGAGAAAGCCCATGTAGACCGAATGGTCAGAATGGTTGAACGCGACAAAAACCACCCTTCGGTCATAATATGGTCAATGGGCAATGAGGCTGGCAATGGCGTAAATTTCTTTAAAGCCTATGATGCGATTAAGGCCAATGACATTACCAAACGCCCTGTACAATACGAGCGTCCATATAAAGAACATGACGGTAATTTATTCGATATGGACAGTAATACAGATATTATTGTACCTCAATACCCCAGCCCTGCACGTTTCAGAGAAATTGGGACCTCTATGACAGACCGGCCATTTATTCCCAGTGAATATGCCCACGCTATGGGTAACAGCACAGGAAACTTTCAAGATTATTGGGATATCATTGAACTTTACGATAATCTCCAAGGTGGCTTTATTTGGGACTGGGTTGACCAATCCATTTGGAAAACCAATGAAAATGGGGAACGTTTCTATGCCTATGGTGGGGATTATGGCGAGAACATGCCTACGGACAATTCCTTTCTGAACAATGGAATTGTTTTTCCTGACCGTTCGCCGCAACCAGGTCTATACGAAGTAAAAAAGGCCCATGAGTTCATCAATTTTAAGGAAAAGGGAATTAACAGGAGTAATGAGTTACGGGTACTTATTGAGAACCTTTACGATTTCACCAATCTGGACCAATTCAACTTTACAGCCCAGATAAAAGCTGATGGCAAAGCCTTAAAAACCATTCCTATTGATAATATAGCTATAGAAACACATACCGGAAGGCTCATTCGCATTCCCTTAACAGATATTGATTTTAAGGCCAATACAGAGTATTTTGTTGAAATTTCCGCGACCACAATAAATGATTGGGGCTTGTTGCCTGAAGGCTTTGAGGTTGCCCATGAGCAAATTGCCTTGGCAGGTAAATTCAAAAAAGAAGCAAACCCCAAACTTGAGGAAAAGGCCTTGTCCCTAACCGAATCCAACGGAAAAATAATTATTGACAACGACCAATTGAAATTGGTGTTCAATAAGAAAGAAGGCCGTCTAACTTCCTATGTTTTTCAAGGTGAAGAGCTTTTAAAAGATGGTAAAGGTCCCAAGCCCAACTTTTGGCGTGCCCCTACCGATAATGATTTTGGTAACCAAATGCACATTAAAAACCTGGAATGGAAAAAAGCATCGCTCTTTTCAAAAGTATCCAAGGTCACGCATATCATAATGAAAGACGGTAGCGTACAGTTTGAAGTTACTTACCAACTACCAGGGGTAGAAACCTCATTTACATCGGTTTACACGGTGTATGGTAATGGAGTGGTAGCCATGGAAAACACCTTGAACAGTACCGAGTATATGGCAGATGTCCCCCGTATTGGTATGCGCATGCAATTACCCAAACAGTATGATGCCATGAACTATTTTGGTCGTGGCCCTTGGGAGAATTACCAAGACCGAAGAGCCTCGGCCTTTGTTGATCTTTATACCTCAGAAGTGAAAGACCAGTATGTGCCCTATATTCGGCCACAAGAAAACGGATACAAGACCAATGTCCGTTGGGCCGCCTTTTCCAACCAAAAGAATAAAGGCTTGCTCATCGTTGCTAAAAATCCACAAAAAGGTTTAGGTATTAGTGCCCTACATATGCCCAATGAGGACTTTGATACCACTGCGGGATTGGACTACGGTGGAAATAAAAAAGTAAACAAAACTTATCAAATAGATGGCATACCCGAGGTTAACGGAAGTAAGCATACCACAGATATCAAGGAGCAGGATTTGGTGCAATTAAATATTGACATGGAACAACGCGGCGTTGCCGGTGATGACAGTTGGTACGCCAAACCCCAGGAAAAATACATGATTAAAGGGCAGCAAAATCATTCCTACGGATTCTTCATGATTCCTTTTAACAGTGGATCTCCTCAAGAATTTATTAATCTTGGAAAACTATATGGTAATCTAAAAAGCAAATAA
- a CDS encoding 1,4-dihydroxy-2-naphthoyl-CoA synthase has protein sequence MQKADWKTAIEFEDITYRKSNGVARIAFNRPNVRNAFRPKTTSELYKAFYDAQEDTSIGVVLLSAEGPSTKDGVYSFCSGGDQKARGHKGYVGEDGMHRLNILEVQRLIRFMPKVVIAVVPGWAVGGGHSLHVVCDLTLASKEHALFKQTDADVTSFDGGYGSAYLAKMVGQKKAREIFFLGRSYTARAAYEMGMVNAVIPHEELEDTAYEWAQEILEKSPTSIKMLKFAMNLTDDGMVGQQVFAGEATRLAYMTEEAKEGRNAFLEKRKPNFDKNNWIP, from the coding sequence ATGCAAAAAGCTGATTGGAAAACCGCCATAGAATTTGAAGATATTACCTATAGGAAAAGTAATGGAGTTGCACGTATAGCCTTTAATAGGCCTAATGTGCGAAATGCCTTTAGACCAAAAACCACAAGTGAATTGTATAAAGCGTTTTATGATGCACAAGAAGATACTTCGATTGGAGTTGTACTTCTTTCCGCAGAAGGCCCATCTACTAAAGACGGCGTGTATTCATTTTGTAGTGGTGGTGATCAAAAGGCTAGGGGACATAAAGGCTATGTCGGAGAAGATGGCATGCATCGTTTGAATATTCTTGAGGTGCAGCGTTTGATCCGATTTATGCCAAAAGTGGTCATTGCTGTGGTACCAGGTTGGGCCGTCGGAGGTGGACACAGTCTACATGTGGTATGTGATTTGACCTTGGCAAGTAAGGAACATGCCCTTTTTAAGCAAACTGATGCCGATGTCACCAGCTTTGATGGAGGATACGGTTCTGCGTATTTGGCAAAAATGGTAGGACAGAAAAAAGCTAGGGAAATCTTCTTTTTGGGGCGTAGTTATACCGCTCGGGCCGCTTACGAAATGGGTATGGTGAATGCAGTGATTCCGCATGAAGAATTAGAGGATACCGCCTACGAATGGGCACAAGAAATTTTGGAGAAGTCACCAACTTCGATTAAGATGTTGAAGTTTGCTATGAACCTTACCGATGATGGTATGGTAGGTCAGCAGGTTTTTGCAGGTGAAGCTACTCGTTTGGCCTATATGACCGAAGAAGCCAAAGAAGGGCGTAATGCATTTTTGGAAAAACGGAAACCCAATTTTGATAAGAACAACTGGATTCCTTAA